A genomic segment from Spinacia oleracea cultivar Varoflay chromosome 3, BTI_SOV_V1, whole genome shotgun sequence encodes:
- the LOC110791761 gene encoding RING-H2 finger protein ATL52-like: MAEPSNPDYGSISCFLRGCVDPPPYCFTTCYNSFIPISPPPPPPPPPPPPNQIAPFLIATVCILGISFLLLSTCTIILRLRFTSRRRGVSRGSTNVSPTINDDENGSGSVVDHPIWHITTIGLQQSVIDSITAFKYKKIDGFFVEGSDLSCSVCLTDFEEGDDLRLLPKCSHAFHVSCIDTWLKSHKNCPLCRAPIVNEIVRDNNNNNNSGIPRLNLTTSVSGSWEESVRLNLDDNFLAGEGSSSRRFPILESLRIAELMKKNRDLRIFSDLGENHRFQRVEDALEPVRRSISFNNVALEPVRSSISFNNEALEPVRRSISFNNGGTLSSSDRIPNDRCPNNEGSSNGRCPNNEGYPSDRSPNNEGSSNGGCPNNEGYSSDRSSKEECSVEGDSEVVLQEKKHNSEKGGNNKRGTSMSGLSIKSPSVVDPSLQQKGPVSMKRSLSSSSSRFFSFRRTKSTASILPL; encoded by the coding sequence ATGGCAGAACCATCAAATCCAGATTACGGAAGCATTTCATGCTTCTTACGCGGCTGCGTAGACCCCCCTCCTTATTGTTTCACCACCTGCTACAACTCATTCATCCCCATTTcaccgccgccgccgccgccgccaccaccacctccaccgaATCAGATCGCCCCATTCTTAATCGCCACCGTTTGCATCCTCGGAATCTCCTTCCTCCTCCTCTCTACTTGCACCATCATTTTACGGCTCCGCTTCACCAGCCGCCGTAGAGGGGTTTCTCGTGGGAGTACCAACGTTTCTCCGACGATCAACGATGACGAAAACGGTAGTGGGTCCGTGGTGGACCACCCTATTTGGCATATCACTACAATTGGGCTTCAACAATCGGTAATTGATTCCATAACTGCGTTTAAGTATAAAAAAATTGATGGGTTTTTCGTTGAGGGTAGTGATTTATCTTGTTCAGTTTGTTTGACTGATTTTGAGGAAGGGGATGATCTTAGGTTATTGCCAAAGTGTAGTCATGCTTTTCATGTTTCTTGTATTGATACTTGGTTGAAATCGCATAAGAATTGCCCCCTTTGTCGCGCTCCTATTGTGAATGAGATTGTTagggataataataataataataattcgggTATTCCCAGGTTGAATTTGACTACTAGTGTTTCTGGTTCATGGGAGGAATCAGTGAGATTGAATTTGGATGATAATTTCTTGGCTGGAGAGGGTAGCAGTTCAAGGAGATTCCCCATTTTAGAGAGTTTAAGGATAGCTGAGCTTATGAAGAAGAATCGAGACCTTCGAATTTTTAGTGATTTGGGTGAGAATCACCGGTTTCAAAGGGTTGAGGATGCTTTGGAACCGGTTAGAAGGTCCATTTCATTCAATAATGTTGCTTTGGAACCGGTTAGAAGTTCAATTTCATTCAATAATGAGGCTTTGGAACCGGTTAGAAGGTCAATTTCATTCAACAATGGAGGGACTTTGAGCTCTAGTGATAGGATTCCCAATGATAGGTGTCCTAATAATGAAGGGAGCTCTAATGGTAGGTGTCCTAATAATGAAGGGTACCCTAGTGATAGGAGTCCTAATAATGAAGGGAGCTCTAATGGTGGGTGTCCTAATAATGAAGGGTACTCTAGTGATAGGAGTTCAAAGGAAGAGTGTTCTGTAGAAGGGGATTCAGAGGTTGTTTTGCAGGAAAAGAAACATAATTCAGAGAAAGGGGGTAATAATAAGAGGGGAACGAGTATGTCTGGTTTATCGATCAAGAGTCCTTCCGTTGTTGATCCTTCGTTGCAGCAAAAGGGTCCTGTTTCGATGAAGAGATCATTATCTTCTTCAAGTAGCAGGTTCTTTTCATTTCGCAGGACGAAAAGCACGGCCTCAATTCTTCCATTGTGA